The following nucleotide sequence is from Phocoena sinus isolate mPhoSin1 chromosome 14, mPhoSin1.pri, whole genome shotgun sequence.
CAAGGAGCAGCTACTTCTGAATCACAACACTTCTGATCCAGGTCCAGCCTCATCTTCTCCCAGGGTTGCTGCCTTTCTCAgcatgttaaaaaacaaaaatcaggacttccctggtggcgcagtggttcagagtctgcctgccgatgcaggggacacgggttcgtgcctcgatccgcgaagatcccacatgacgcggaccggctgggcccgtgagccatggccgctgagcctgcgcgtccggagcctgtgctccgcaacgggagaggcctcaacagtgagaggcccgcgtaccgcaaaagaacaaaaaacgaAACCAAGAAAAACTTTATTATGGATGTAATACATACTCATTGCTGGGAATACAGACCAGCAAAATAGAAGCAAAAAGTGGTCCATAATCCCCTCACCTCAGAAAAAAATGCTAACATTTTGATAACGATTCTCCTCAGTAGCTTGAGATCAGAGGCAGCCCGTCCTCTATGCTTACTAACTAGCCTTTTCCAGTTACCCATATTAACCTAAATGGAAGttacttacttatttgttttCGCTCTGGAGTTGTTTCTAGAGGTCGGTCGGTTCTGTAAATTTTGTTGGGTGAAGGAAATGGATTTGGGAGACGGATTGGAGTTGGAGTTGTGCTTGGAATTGTTTTTCAATTTGAAGTACTCACCTGCCAGCTTTGGGGCCAAAAAAGTATTTGGAGCCTTTTTTCATACGGCAACTGTATTCAAGAACTGTAAAGAGTGGCCTTGCCTCTCCTGCTCCCGCGCTCGCTGGGCTCGGGACGCCCAAGCCGCACCAGAGAGAGGGCAGCCCCGGCTAGAACGGCGGAGTTGGAACGAGGCTGACGGCCAGGGCCTCCCGGTAACCAGGCAACAGAGGCCTTAGCAACGGGGAGAGGGCGGGACCGGGGGAGGAAACCGGAAGCCAGCAGCTAAACCTCGCGAGAGTTGCGTTTGCGCGCGAACTGTAAGTACGTGGGTCTCGGGGTCACGTCTTGACTGGTCGCGGTGCAGGCACCTGGGGGAGGCGACAAACCCACCGGACCCAGCGACCTCCGTCACCCTGTCATGGAGACCTCAGCGcacaagcagcagcagcagcctgaggGGGGCAAGATCAGGAACCTGCCTTGGTAGGAGGAGGCCCGGCAGCCGCGGGGAAGGGGGTCGGCCGCGCGGGGAGGTGGTGGCCGGAGTGGGCAAGTGGCAGGTCCCCACCCCGTCCTCGCCCCGCCACCCCAGGGTTCGATCGGCACAGGGGTTCGATCTCGTGTCTTCTGACACTACATTGACCTCCGTGGCAAAATATTCTTCTCTCTTGCCAAAATATTCTCTTCCTTCGGTACGATTATTGGTCAGATTCTAAACTAGAATaatatgatgatgatggtaacaACGCTCCCTAGTTAACTTTTATTTAAGTGACTTTCTATTAGATTAGCAGGCACCCTATTAGATGTTTGAATTTTACAAAGACACTAGGAAGAAGGTACTGTTATTCCAGTTTTACcaaaaggttaaatgacttgcctgaggtccaGAGTTGGAAAATAAGTTTGTATTTGAACCCAGCTGGTCCAGATTCAGAGCTTGCACTCTTAACCATCCTACTTACACAACTGTGTCTTAGTGATGGTTTAAAGACTGAATGGATTTGACTGGATTTCGGAAAACCCCAAgttgtttcttttcagtttattGTTATCgtaataaaaatacataacatacaattcacagttgtaaccattttaaaatgtacaattcagtggcattaagtacatgcAGAATGTTATGTAACCATcccactatctagttccaaaatttTTCATCATCCCGAATGGAAACCCCGTACCCATTGGCAACTCCCCAATCCCCCCTTCCTCAGCCcgtggcaaccactaatctactttctgtctctaatgaatttgcttattctggatatttcatataaatggagtcatatgatacgtggccttttgtgactggcttcttctttttttaaaataaatttttatttatttattttggctgcaccgggtcttagttgtggcacacaggatcttcgttgcggcatgtgggatctttcattgcggcattcgaactcttagttacagcatgcacGCGGGATCtaattccccagccagggatcgaacctgggccccctgcattgggagtgcagagtcttacccactggaccaccagggatgtcccgtTACTGGCTTCTTATATCAGTAACtgatttccttttattgccaaataacgTTCCCTTGTGTGGCTAtaccaccatttatttatccattcatctgttaatttaTATTTGGATATGAGTTCAATTTTGGATTAACTTAGGTGCCCATCCAGGTTGAGATTATGGGCAGACAGCTGGAAAGATGAAATGAGAGCAGTTTTTCTGCACTATTGATATTTGGGGCCAGATATGTGGGGTGTCGTGGGAAGGCATCGGtgttgtcctgtgcattgcagcatgtttaacagcatccctggtgCCTATccgctagatgccagtagtaccccCCACTCAGCTTTGACAGtggaaaatgtctccagatattatCAAGAGTTCACTGGAGGACAGAATGgctccagttgagaaccactgttaaagggttttgtatctcttttctcttttagttaGGATATGAAAGGATTCTTTTGCACATAACAAAATGTTCTTGCCTTTATATATGTTGTAATCAATGCTAAATTGTATTTCAGGGTTGAAAAATACCGGCCACAGACACTGGATGATCTCATTTCTCATCAGGACATCTTGAGTACCAGTATGTATCCATGTGTCAGCAGCTGGTATCCTAGTCGAAGGACCTGGATACACTTCTTAGGAATGTTGTCTCTACTGAGTAATAATTTTGAAGGATCTGATTGAGCTTTATGGGATGTGGCTTTAAGAGTTGagtccttcagatttttcattccTGCATCTGACCCAGATTTGAACATATGGTTGAAGTACCTTCAGCCCAACTCGGGCCTGCAGTGAATGAGGCAACTCTCAGAGACTGAtggcctctctctttctccccctgaCCTTCAGTTCAGAAGTTTATCAGTGAGGACCGCCTGCCGCACCTCCTTCTCTATGGTCCTCCAGGGACGGGAAAGACATCCACCATCCTGGCCTGTGCTAAACAGCTGTACAAAGATAAGGAATTTGGCTCCATGGTCTTGGAGGTAAATGGGAGGTTTATTGTTACTCTCGAACCACTCCAGCCTCTTACTTTTAGGTCTGctagttttgttttactttacaaGTTAGTTGCCCTGCTGGTGGTTGGGAAAGAAGGAGACATAAGAtgttttaattcactttttttctaTAATTGACATTTTTGCCTGGACTGGTATAAGCTAAAGGGCAGTGGTAGGACTGGGTGTCTTTCTTTGCTGTTGCCAACTTTTACCCAAATCCTCAGTGGTTGCTCGGTTGATGGCTCTCTCCCATGTGCCCCCAGATCCCTTCTGCATGTTGCTCCATGCTCTTCTTGCCCCGCCCCGGAAGGCTGAGCTGTGTCGACTGCGAGCTCTCTTGCCCTCTGGTTCCTGGTTGGGTTTGGCCAGCAGGGGCCTGgaaggggttggggaagggagaaggatgCCTGGTCCTGCCCTGGGGGTCACCACAGGCCAACAGCTTCCCCACCCGCAGGGCACAGCACGCAGCCtttcccccacacacaccccgccAGTGCCACTCCCCCACCAACCCCTTAAGACTTGGGGGTGATAATGGGCCCCAGTAGGCCTTGAGGTATTGCATAGCCCTTGTGGTTTCCCCACACCTCACCGGCACCTTTTAAACTATctcttcatttaatcctcttcaAATTACTGAATTTGAGTATGCCGTCTGTTTACTACTAGGACTCGAGCGATAAACTTAGCTTACGAAATTCTAAATATTGtaagaaaaaaactgtttaaCTTGCTTTTGTATTATAGAACCTTGCTGCCACCAGTGTTCTTACTTCATTGTGTTAAAGACTTGGTAACTTCTGGGTTGCTCTGGGTTGTGGTAGCTAAAATTAGCATCATTCTGCTCGTGCCAGAGGCGCTGTTCCCTGTGAGCAGACCAGTTAATTCTCCCCCGGAGCACGTCAGTGATTTTGTCCCCAGAAGGGGGAGGAAACACACACGTTGATTGGCCTTTCAGGGTATAATGGAATGATCTAGTGAGTTGtaagttttaaatataattgtCATCTTATTTTTAATGACAGGATTGATGAAAAGGTACATTAATTCACAGCTAGCACACCAACacgttttctatttattttggcttctcTCTTTCACATTTAGCTGAATGCTTCAGATGACCGAGGAATAGATATCGTTCGGGGACCAATCCTGAGCTTTGCTAGCACAAGGACAATATTTAAGTAAGAATTCTTTGCATAATTTCTCTCCCTAAAGATTTTGATCAGTGAGTTTAATTTCTTAAATCCTCTCCTTTGCCAGTTTGTAAAagtaaggggaaaagaaaaaggctttGTCAAAAGCAGTCATGAAAGAGAGATAAAGTACAGGAATGGTGGTAAgacatattaaaatgcaaatattaaaacaaaatattatctaAATCTATATTAGCAAGTTCTCTGGGGAAGCATTAATTTCATTACATCATAAGACTGGAGGAGCTAGTttgaatttaaacaaaaatgaattgaGATCAGGGTGGATAACTAGGATggtggtaaaaaaagaaaaagaggaaaaagcagcACTAGAATAGAATAAGAGGCTACTGGGTGGAAGAAAGATGAAGGTTCCAGAGGACATAATCTAACACAAATACAGAAATTAGACCTCCATGCGCTTTGACCACAGATGTCTGCTTTGGTCAGAGTTCTAGGAGAAATGAACTTCATGAGCCAGGGCCTGATGGCACAAATGTGAAGGTGTAGGTTTGGGCCTGGAAGTCAAAGGGAGATTGAAGAAGCTTTTTAGGTGGTACCAATTGTTTTCCTAGGAAAGGCTTTAAACTAGTGATCTTGGATGAAGCTGATGCCATGACTCAGGACGCCCAGAACGCCTTGCGGAGAGGTAAGGAGCACAGCCGTGTACGGTGTGTATGGCTGAGGAATGCTTTGGAAGGAGAGTTAGCAACTTTGGACATGAGATAGGATGTGGCTTCTTCTCAATTTTCATTCATCTTCTGGCCCAGCGAAATCTCTAGATACCTTTCACTGTGTATCCCACCTGATGACCTAGACAAAAATCTCTATACCGGTGGTTACCCCTTTTAATAGCGTAAAGACATTAGCCTTTTGGGGACTTTTAGGTATGACCAGACACTGGTGTTTCATCCTACTTTTCCGCTGGGTTCAATTTCAGGGTCGGGAATTTGTACTGTTTGATGGGGGGGAATGGGAAGTCTTTCATTTCTAAACTGCTAGATAGGTCTTTCTGCTGTTGGTACCGTTAGATACAATATAGCCAAGAAAATAACACTGGAAATTTAGCTGCACTCAGAAAGCCGACATGACTTCCCTACTTGCCAGGAGAACGACTGGGCCAGGAAAGGAGAGTATACTGTGATTTGTTGGTCTTAAAGGTGCAGTTAATTTCTTTGCAAGGACATTCTTAATCTCTCTCATTAAGATTCTGCGGTAGACAGCTAGGAGAGAAGGCGATCTTTAGGAATTCTGGGGGGGGTGGATTGCAGCCCATGTTTAAGAAGCGGAGGAGGAGGACAGAATATCTTCCGGTCCTAGAGGCTTTGGCTGCCTTTCTTCAGCATCTTATTCTGGAGTCAGTCTGGGCAGATCCCAGCGTGAGAACGTTGGTACCGACAGGATGAAACTGGTGTCACAGGCATCTCTGAATTCGGGTTAATGCTTTCTCGAATGCTCTAAGGGTTCGAGACAAGGTCCACTGGAAAGTCTGCAAAAagccaccccccctcccccgcccagtAGAAGGTGGCACATCATCCTTTTGCCAAATAGGATTTTATGCAAAAGGGCAGGCGTACTGGATTTCATATCTTAGTGGAATGGAACGGCAAGGGTGCCGGGATCACAGCCAGTCATGGAAAAGGAAGCATTTTGTCCAGTCCCGTGGACGTGACGTGTGCATCAGCTCTGGGGAGAGAGTGGTTGGTCTCCAGGCTCACCGTCTCTCGCTGCAGTAGCTTTCCCACTTGTTTGCATTCCTGATTGCCCGCTTCACGTGACCATAGGAAAGTTCAGGGTTTCTGGGTCCCTTGAAGAATCAGGATGGACATGAGGTGGTTCTCTTTTCCCTTGCCAGTGATTGAGAAATTTACTGAAAATACCAGATTTTGCCTCATCTGTAACTATCTGTCAAAGATCATCCCCGCCTTGCAGTCCCGGTGTACAAGGTTCCGATTCGGTCCCCTGACCCCTGAACTCATGGTTCCCCGCCTGGAATATGTCGCAGAAGAAGAGAAGTAAGTATGTTGAAAAGCAGGGAAAGGGGGGCCTTGGGGACTGGGTGTCACGTAAGGCAGCTACTGGTACGTCTGAAGGCGATAACGTTTGTAAACAACTCGGGAGAGCCTGGCACAGGGTAAACCTCACTGTCTGTCGGCCGCCCTGGTAATTCTTCATAAAGGTCATTTGGTTCCTTACTGGAGTCCATCATCCTCCCCTAGAAGCGGTCCCACTTTCCTCCTACTCTTTGTCTTTGGAAACTGCGCGCTGCCAGGTCCCTCCCGTTAAGAAGCCTGTGGCCTTTCTCAACTAGCAGGGCAGGTCCTGAGACATCACATTCTGCGTGATCAGATGCCGAGCAAGTAGCCAGCCCGAGCTGCTGCTGATTCGACGGGTGCTTGGGCTCTGCGAGCGCAGATCTCGCCAGCACCCTCTCCTCTCCAGAGAACAGAATCCAAAGCTACCTGCTCAACACAGCAATGCTTGGTCCCAAATGGTGTCTTGCTAGACTTGCACTGGGCTGTGACTACTCACGTGAGGCCCACGTCCCCAGTAGCCAGAGCAAGTTCTGGAGCCTGTAAATCAGGAGAGTATTGTTGACTCCgtccttcccttttttctctttcattgtttcAAAGCCTTGATCTTCACAGTCCATCTTGTCCCCTCGGGGAGCATTTGTGCTCTCAGGGCCTCTATATCCCTCCTGCCTGTTTCCTTGCAGAGTTGACATAAGTGAAGACGGGATGAAAGCGCTCGTAACTCTTTCCAGTGGAGACATGCGAAGGGCTCTGAACATCTTGCAGGTAGGGCACTGCTCCTAGCACATCTCGAGTTGGCGCTTCAGAATACTTTTTCAAGAAAGACATAAGCAACAGCATGACCGATGTGTTAATTCAGAAATCTGGAACTGGTAAGACATCTCATAGTATGTCAAGGATGTACGCCCACCTTTGTGTTTTGATTAATTGAAAGAATAATTTGTTGCAAATACAGGAAAGATAGGGAAGGACTCTGCAAAGTAATGTAGCCGACAAGCAGTGGCCTCCTCTGATGCGGCCAGCTCTTAGCAGTGTAAAAAGTACAGGGCTCGAGCTCTCCCGTGCCCACCCGCATTGCTGCCTCCGCAGTTTCCTCCTGACCCTCCTGCAGCTCAGTGGCTGCAGCAGCCGTGGTGACTCTCCCCCTGTCTGCCCAGAGCACCAACATGGCCTTTGGGAAGGTGACAGAGGAGACCGTCTACACCTGCACAGGGCACCCACTCAAGTCAGACATCGCCAACATTCTGGACTGGATGTTGAATCAAGACTTCACCACGGCCTACAGGAGTATCCTTTCTCTTGTCCTTCAGTCAGTGCATTAGATGCCCAAGGCCTGAACGTGGCCTCACAAGCTCAGGCTGCAGGCAGCACCTACACCCTACTGGCAAAAGACAAGCGGCTGCACGGGACACCTTTCAGCTTGTCATGGGAGCAAGATGTCTGTGGGGGGGGATGGGTACTTGTCTTTCATGCCCCAAGTTGTTCCTGAAGGGCCCTGAGCTGGGTATGGCTTGAAGCAGCTTAACTCTCAGGTGGGAGGGAAGCACTTAGACCTTGGGTGGAAGGTGCAGTCATTTTCAAGCAGTTAGTGTTACTCTTGTTTTGCTATGAAATTAAAATCTAGCTGTAGTGATGGAAAGCCTTTTGGGCAATGCATTTGGTTCTGTTCTCTACTAGACAGAGATATCTTTCATCTCCCTCAATggagatgaaaacagaaaaataagaactGGGGTCCAACACGTGCAACTTCAGATTGAAGGAAACAGCTGTATTGGCATGAAAAGCCCTACTTTCAAGTCATTCTCTGCAGTGTTTGTTGTGgaattttttcctttgccttaacTGCTCCTCTCTAGATATCATGGAGTTGAAAACTCTAAAGGGGTTGGCATTACATGACATCCTGACAGAGATACACCTGTTCGTGCACAGAGGTAACCTAGGTTCTTCCGCAGTTCAGAAGCTGTGCAGAAGGTGGCATGCGTTGGGGTTGAGGGTGGCTGGAGAGGGAACGTGACTCTTCGTTTTGGAAACAGAAACAGGAATGAAGAGGTGTAAACCCGGCCCctcattttcagttttgttttgctatttagtttttttattgggttggccaaaaagttcattcgagtttaaataaaactaaaagacacatttttaattttcgCGAAGAACTTCATTGAACGTATTCACTAACCGaataaactttttggccaagccagtatctgtgtgtctgtgtcttgcTTTTAAAACCTTGttccaaaaatactttttttttttcataaattcattttatttattttattcttggctgtattgggtcttcattgctgtgcgcgggctttctctagttgtggccagtgggggctactctttgttgcggtgcacgggcttctcattgcggtggcttctcctgttgcagagcatgggctctaggtgcgtgtagttgtagcacacaggcccagtagttgtggcacacgggcttagttgctttgcagcatgtgggatcttcccggaccagggctcgaacctgtgtcccctacattggcaggtggattcttaatcactgcgctaCCAAGGAAGCCCCCCAGATACTCTTTTGACTTCTAGAATGCTGgggaaaaacaggaaagaaactCCTAAAGGCTAACTTATTTCCTCCAAGGGTCTGTATTTTACAGCGGTATGTTGGAGTTTATATTTCTAAAAGGCTATTTTCCCCAAAAAGAAAGGAGGACGAAGATCTAGCTTCACAAAACCAAAGCAGCCTCAACTAAACCATCTTTAGTTCCACACTTGGTCGTATGTCCTGTACAGAGAATTGCTTCTCTACCTTGAGAGCACATGTGAATCACCACAGACCAATCCAGTTGGCCCTTTTGGGGGAGAACCAGACACGAGTGTGTCTTTGAGCTCTAAGCGATGTGCTCTTCAGCCTTGTGGAGAAGCTCTGCCTGTCCAGCAGCCACCTGCAGACACTTGGGCCCACGAACACTGTTCCACCAGTGCCTTTCCAGGCCTCTCCCTGGCTGGCTGGCATGTGAAATTCTGCCCAAGAACATGGTTGGCTCAGGCCCAGCTCTGCACTTTGTGGATGCTGAGCATGAATGACtttgaaaaatcaattatttatgttttttgttttttaacatctttattggagtataattgctttacagtggttatgtttgtttttaaaattgggacagcagggcttccctggtggtgcagtggttgagagtccgcctgccgatgcaggggacacgggttcgtgccccggtccgggaagatcccacatgccgcggagtggctgcacccgtgagccatggccgctgagcctgcgcgtccggagactgtgctccgcagcgggagaggccacaacagtgagaggcccgcgtaccgcaaaacaaaaacaaaaaaaaaaaattgggacaGCAAGTGAGAACTTCGCTTTCACAGTAACTTACAGAGCGGCCCAGTGCTGACAGGGCAGTGTGGATGGCTCTTCCATCTTATGATCACTCTGGAAcctgctcatttttctttttggctaccCTACGAAGACTAAAATGAATACAAACTATGAAAACCTATGCAATTTTTACCTCCTGGAGGTGTGGTATCTTGAGATCTGTGGCCTCAAGAGGTTAGTCTTATGTATCTGATGTGGAAACTCAtacttctgtgattttttttttttatatatagtaggtaATGACAGACCCCActcatttgattttgtttttcccccagTTGACTTTCCATCTTCAGTTCGAATACATTTATTGACCAAAATGGCAGACATTGAGTGAGTATTTATTTCccagttttaattcttttccttctttttccccatTGTGAGTTTTTTGTTTCTCCTTGCTTGGTTTCAACTGTTTTGTCTAAATCATTCATATACAGTAGAGTTTAGTTTTTGCTGGAATTGAATTATTGAACGAAGCACAGGGAAGGGTGTGAGCTGCTTATGTGAAGAACGTGGATAAACACAAAGACAGGTACAACTCGGCTACGCATTTGAGATAAAGGCCTCTCCTTCGACCTCAGATGCCTGGTCCACCTTGGTTCCAGACATGCTCTTGTTATTTGGGAAGCCTGCTTCAGTTCAGACATCTAGGTCGTTTGGGGACGGCCAGCTATCCAGCTGTTATTAAGGCCTTCTGGCATACGAAAGCATATTACAGGGAAAGTAAACATAAACTCAATTTTCCACTTTGCCTGCTTCAGTAAACACAGTTATTAGCCCCCAGTGAAGCTGGCAGCTATCATTTAAGTAGACAAAAGCACTAGGTTCAAAATAGATGTCCACGTAAGCCAACTAATTTGCCGTCGTTGGCTTTCACACGTACCAATTAGGTCACTTCTTATCACTACACTGTGAGTAGCATGATTTTGCTTTCAATGGCTGGGCACTTGAAAGGTGGCAAGATGAAATACCAGTGTCTTGCTCTATTGACCACAGAACCACAGATACGGACGGCAGCCAAACTTCCCAGTGAATTACGAGGAAGGGAATCTTAATTATAATTCCTCTCGATgcattttgcaggtgaagaaatAATGCCTAAACACATAAATTTTGCATATCGGTGTAGAGCTTGAACAAAGTTAAGTTCAGAACACTGCTACtgggaacaattttttttttaatttaatattcccccccccccgcccccagtttgAATCAAATTTATAAAGGCGTGTTTGAGGCAACAAAAACATTAGGGGACATGCACGAGATTGCTGCCCAGAATGAACTTCTCTCACCTCTTTCCAATCCTTCTCTGGCCAACTTTCAGTCTGACTGCTGTTGTTCTCTTCAAAAGGCAGCTGTTGTGATATTCTCTTCTTAccttttgtttgatttcttttaggTACAGACTTTCTGTTGGCACCAGTGAGAAGATACAGCTGAGTTCCCTCATTGCCGCCTTTCAAGTCACCAGAGACCTGATTGTCACAGAAGCCTAGATGCTGAGGACCACCTGCTGCCTATTCTCAGGCCCAGCAGTGACTGAGAGCAGGGGACACAGTCACCCCCACTTTGGGAAAATTGTTCCAGGCATGGGTGGGCAGACGTGTTCCCAAAGTACCGTGTTTGTGGCTGGTCGGAGCAGGGATGTACAAAGCAGTTTTAAGGTACAGCTCTGTCACTGCACTGCCCATTTGTGTTTTataagggggggaaaaaaagtaaaacctttTTAGCCTTAAGGCTTTTACCCTTCAGTTGCCTGGGTGATAGGAAATGGGCTACCCCATTTGGAATATCAGGCTTTCAAATCTAATACAGTCCAAGTGTCTTCCAACTCGAGGTAAAAAGAACATCTTCAGAGTTAAGTTTGTAAATCTAATCTGTGGCGCTACTTTAAATAGGTGTTAATGGATTTCTGGCCCCAACTATTATACTCTTATAAAGTGGACTCAATcttctttcttactttaaaactggcctttttatttctccttttgaaGTAGAGGAGTGGCTAGCAGGTTCCCAATTGTGGTGTGGACAGTAGcgaaaacattcattttaaatgatGCTATTGGGGCCAGAGGTCATTCAACACTGGCTTGTTTAACCCAGGGCACATAAGACTAAGCCGGACTCTAAACCTGCAAGTGCTGGAAGGACTGAGACGCTTCCTATTTCATCCAAATGTACTGCAGTTTCCCTGCGAGCATCTGTGCTGCGTGTGTGGTAGTGCTCTGCACAAGAATAAAGCAGCTTGCTTGTTGTGTTCCAAGTGACTCCTCTTTCCTCAGCCAATCGTACAGACGCTGACTTGTTCAACTTGCATTTATATGAGAAAGCCTCCTCCGTCCCTGATATCAGAGAATCAACTTTCTTTGGAGGCTGTTTATAAAGGTGTCCAATTCTTATATTATCAAAAGGGAGAAGTTGGTTATGTGCATCACACACATAGGCCTCGCTGCCAAAGGACAAAAGCAAAGTCTGAAGCTAAtggctgggggtgtggggtgagGGGCTCAAGGAGGCGGCCCAGAGCCTCTCAGACTACACTGTACATGATATTTCAAGATAACCACAAAACTTAATTTTGCCCAATCCATTCCCAGCTGTCTTGTTGTACTCACTAGTTTTAAAaggtgggttttttctttccttaatggaaaaaatgaaacgGCAAgccaaaagcttttaactttctttCCTTCGATGAAAGCCTCTCatcttgaaatgtttttctttcagcaaCAAAGGCAGCAGAGGAGAGACTCCTCTGCTTTTTCAACACGTTTTATCATGGTACACAGGCCTCCACAAAGCACCTAGTAAGAAAGCCAAGGATAAGAtgttgcatttcttttaaaataatttaaaatatattaaattttccaaAGGCAGATTTTGTTTGAATGAGGTGTCTTCATTAGATAACTATACGCCACGAAGAACAGTACTTTGAAGGAGCTAGTTGTGTTTAGGGG
It contains:
- the RFC5 gene encoding replication factor C subunit 5 — protein: METSAHKQQQQPEGGKIRNLPWVEKYRPQTLDDLISHQDILSTIQKFISEDRLPHLLLYGPPGTGKTSTILACAKQLYKDKEFGSMVLELNASDDRGIDIVRGPILSFASTRTIFKKGFKLVILDEADAMTQDAQNALRRVIEKFTENTRFCLICNYLSKIIPALQSRCTRFRFGPLTPELMVPRLEYVAEEEKVDISEDGMKALVTLSSGDMRRALNILQSTNMAFGKVTEETVYTCTGHPLKSDIANILDWMLNQDFTTAYRNIMELKTLKGLALHDILTEIHLFVHRVDFPSSVRIHLLTKMADIEYRLSVGTSEKIQLSSLIAAFQVTRDLIVTEA